The following proteins come from a genomic window of Methylorubrum populi:
- a CDS encoding AraC family transcriptional regulator, whose product MSHQSFIFSSETDGFEGYHALYASGSDVSATGTPFHARVQAYRFDRMNVFERALSGVEHRRDLPRVRRDGFDHFTLQYLRRGTFHGGALDAERRLSPGDIILFDLTRPQRTRLESARTVTVSLSRELVEAALPEASRYHGQILPEAVSGLLGDLMGSLARRAGATPPGSAASTARALTELLAGVLGQVTPDDEAAGSVIADLRRRRAEVFIEARLNDPSLDVSMVARGAGLSRSALYRLFEPMGGVAQRDCQDFRVWPGG is encoded by the coding sequence GTGTCACATCAATCTTTCATTTTCTCGTCGGAAACCGACGGCTTCGAGGGCTATCACGCGCTTTACGCGAGCGGCAGCGATGTTTCCGCAACCGGCACACCGTTTCACGCACGGGTGCAGGCGTATCGGTTCGACCGGATGAACGTGTTCGAGCGTGCCTTGAGCGGCGTCGAGCATCGACGCGACCTGCCTCGCGTGCGACGCGACGGTTTCGATCACTTCACGCTCCAATACCTGCGCCGCGGCACCTTCCATGGAGGTGCCCTCGACGCCGAGCGCCGCCTCAGCCCCGGCGACATCATTCTGTTCGACCTGACCCGTCCCCAGCGCACCCGGCTCGAATCGGCGCGCACCGTCACCGTGAGCCTGAGCCGGGAGCTCGTCGAAGCAGCACTGCCCGAGGCGAGCCGCTATCATGGGCAGATCCTGCCCGAGGCGGTGTCGGGGTTGCTCGGCGATCTGATGGGCTCGCTCGCCCGGCGGGCCGGCGCGACGCCGCCGGGCAGTGCGGCGAGCACCGCCCGCGCGCTGACCGAGTTGCTGGCCGGCGTGCTCGGGCAGGTCACGCCCGACGACGAAGCCGCGGGCTCGGTCATCGCCGATCTGCGGAGGCGGCGCGCGGAGGTGTTCATCGAAGCGCGGCTGAACGACCCGTCGCTGGACGTCTCGATGGTTGCGCGGGGGGCCGGGCTGTCGCGCAGCGCGCTCTATCGCCTGTTCGAGCCGATGGGGGGCGTCGCGCAGCGGGACTGTCAGGATTTCCGTGTGTGGCCGGGCGGTTGA
- a CDS encoding adenylate/guanylate cyclase domain-containing protein encodes MRDADAPRPTPTALADGSEAEDVPFGALQPCVGIRDWLLGEGARLPKADDLLAGLAERLNAIGVPIDRASTAIDTLHSEYSGVGRVWTRGAGSTVRLFPHGEASTKAYQVSPFYAVHESGEWLSLDLAETADDAYAIIPELKAAGYTHYLIAPLIFTNGTKNGITFATRAEGGFRDDDIAILRFVMPALAAVMEMRLLNKQLDTVLRIYVGDEPHRAILSGDIRRGQVRRIRSAILFADMRDYTRLSAGRTPEGAVDLLNAFFDCLVPPIEREGGEVLKYLGDGLLAIFRESGDDLGGAAKSALTAAEAALAALTEANTVGRFGEGEPAVDAGIALHHGEAAYGNVGSGTRLDFTVIGRDVNLASRLARLNRTLQEPLLMSKPFVDFLWGDPEPLGSHALDGFEEPMTVYRPGRRPAAKAAAAE; translated from the coding sequence ATGCGCGACGCCGACGCCCCGAGACCAACGCCGACGGCTCTTGCCGACGGATCGGAAGCCGAGGACGTCCCGTTCGGAGCCCTTCAACCCTGCGTTGGCATCCGCGATTGGTTGCTCGGCGAAGGCGCCCGCCTGCCCAAGGCCGACGATCTGCTCGCCGGGCTTGCCGAGCGTCTCAACGCTATCGGCGTTCCCATCGATCGCGCCTCCACCGCCATCGACACGCTTCATTCCGAGTATTCGGGCGTCGGCCGCGTCTGGACGCGCGGTGCCGGCTCGACGGTTCGGCTATTCCCTCACGGCGAGGCCTCCACGAAGGCCTATCAGGTGAGCCCGTTCTACGCCGTCCACGAGTCCGGCGAGTGGCTGAGTCTCGATCTCGCTGAGACCGCCGACGACGCCTACGCGATTATCCCCGAACTGAAGGCCGCCGGGTACACGCACTACCTGATCGCCCCGCTGATCTTCACCAACGGCACCAAGAACGGCATCACCTTCGCCACGCGTGCCGAGGGCGGTTTTCGCGATGACGACATCGCGATCCTGCGCTTCGTCATGCCCGCGCTCGCCGCGGTGATGGAGATGCGACTCCTCAACAAGCAGCTCGACACGGTGCTGCGCATCTATGTCGGCGACGAGCCGCACCGGGCGATCCTGTCAGGCGACATCCGGCGCGGCCAGGTGCGTCGCATCCGCTCGGCGATCCTGTTCGCGGATATGCGCGATTACACCCGCCTGTCCGCCGGCCGGACGCCGGAGGGCGCGGTCGATCTTCTGAATGCCTTCTTCGATTGCCTCGTCCCACCGATCGAGCGGGAGGGCGGCGAGGTGCTGAAATATCTCGGCGACGGACTTCTCGCGATCTTCCGCGAGTCCGGCGATGACCTCGGCGGCGCGGCCAAGAGCGCGCTCACCGCCGCGGAAGCGGCGCTCGCCGCGCTCACCGAGGCGAACACGGTCGGACGCTTCGGCGAGGGCGAGCCGGCGGTCGATGCCGGTATCGCCCTGCATCACGGCGAGGCGGCCTACGGCAATGTCGGCTCCGGCACCCGGCTCGATTTCACCGTGATCGGCCGGGACGTAAACCTCGCGAGCCGCCTCGCGCGGCTCAACCGCACGCTTCAGGAGCCGCTCCTGATGTCGAAGCCGTTCGTCGACTTCCTCTGGGGCGATCCGGAGCCGCTCGGTAGCCATGCCCTCGATGGGTTCGAGGAGCCGATGACCGTCTATCGACCGGGACGGCGACCGGCCGCGAAGGCCGCCGCGGCGGAGTAA
- the thiO gene encoding glycine oxidase ThiO, translating into MSDLLTSPIGQRRSLEMRPRAAELPGRADVAVVGAGLIGLSIAWRLAQAGRSVTVVERGSVGSGASLAATGMLAPAAEHEPGSDLLLPLALESLRRWPAFRDALQAASGREIDYRADGTLVIAIGRDEVERLRFRHDLQRRSGVAAEWLSGPEVRIREPLLRPNVTAGILCPLDAQVDPRLVMKALLGACEAAGVTIIEGVAVEGLERQGGRVTGLRAAGRVLTAETVILAAGAWSGEAGLLPDDLALPVRPLKGQSLALRTTKRTGTLSRMVWTDAVHMAPKGDGHLIVGATVEDCGFNSGVTAGGLFALLEGARRVLPGIEEMEIDAVWSGFRPTSDDDAPIIEEAAPGLVVATGHHRNGYLLAPATADAVAALVGEGALPDFARGFGRARFSASREGRGRAVA; encoded by the coding sequence ATGTCCGACTTGCTGACTTCGCCGATCGGCCAACGCCGTAGCCTCGAGATGCGCCCGCGCGCGGCCGAGCTGCCGGGGCGCGCCGACGTCGCCGTCGTGGGCGCGGGGCTGATCGGCCTGTCGATCGCGTGGCGGCTGGCACAGGCCGGCCGCTCGGTGACCGTGGTCGAGCGCGGGAGCGTCGGCAGCGGCGCGAGCCTCGCCGCCACCGGCATGCTCGCGCCCGCCGCCGAGCACGAGCCCGGCTCAGACCTGCTGCTGCCCCTGGCGCTCGAATCCCTGCGCCGCTGGCCGGCGTTTCGCGACGCGCTTCAGGCGGCTTCGGGCCGGGAGATCGACTACCGCGCCGACGGCACCCTGGTGATCGCCATAGGCCGCGACGAGGTGGAGCGCCTGCGCTTCCGCCACGACTTGCAGCGGCGCTCGGGCGTCGCCGCCGAGTGGCTGTCCGGTCCGGAGGTGCGCATCCGCGAGCCGCTGCTGCGCCCCAATGTCACCGCCGGAATCCTCTGTCCGCTCGACGCGCAGGTCGATCCCCGCCTCGTGATGAAGGCGCTGCTCGGCGCCTGCGAGGCGGCGGGCGTCACCATCATCGAGGGCGTCGCGGTGGAGGGGCTGGAGCGCCAGGGCGGCCGCGTCACCGGCCTTCGCGCCGCCGGCCGCGTGCTGACTGCCGAGACGGTGATTCTGGCCGCGGGGGCCTGGAGTGGCGAGGCGGGTCTGCTGCCCGACGACCTCGCCCTGCCTGTCCGCCCCCTCAAGGGCCAGTCGCTGGCGCTGCGCACCACGAAGCGCACCGGCACCCTGTCCCGCATGGTCTGGACCGACGCGGTGCATATGGCGCCCAAGGGCGACGGCCACCTCATTGTCGGCGCGACGGTGGAGGATTGCGGCTTCAACAGCGGGGTCACCGCGGGTGGGCTGTTCGCCCTGCTGGAGGGCGCGCGCCGCGTCCTCCCCGGCATCGAGGAGATGGAGATCGACGCGGTCTGGAGCGGCTTTCGCCCGACCTCGGACGACGACGCGCCGATCATCGAGGAGGCCGCGCCCGGGCTCGTCGTTGCCACGGGCCATCACCGCAACGGCTACTTGCTCGCTCCCGCGACCGCCGACGCCGTCGCCGCGCTCGTCGGCGAGGGCGCTCTGCCGGACTTCGCCCGCGGCTTCGGGCGGGCGCGCTTCTCAGCATCGCGTGAAGGCCGGGGGAGGGCCGTGGCATGA